The Synergistaceae bacterium genome includes the window CTCCCTGCGAAGGTCAGTAATTCTCGCCCTAAGCCTGAGAGCGTCCGCCCTAGCGTTACCAGTCTCGCCGTCAGAGAGTATCACCAAAGCCCTGTCGAGAAGCTCATCAATCTTCTTGCCGTTGCTGATTTTGTCTTCCCCGAACCATGACGAATCGGGCAAAGTTTCCTGTTTGTCTCTGAGTGATAGAGCCTCGCCGAGATTGTCCGAGAGCCTGTCCCATTTTCCTGCGATGTTTTCCGGGAGATTATCCCCCTGCGTAGTGCTGTCATCCGAGAACCATCCCGCGAAATACTCTGCTGTATCATTCCACAGCCCTGTGGCGAAGTTGCTCACGTCGTCCCAACCGAAAGCGTAAGCCCCCGAAACATTCAGCGATAATATCATCATGGCCGCTATAAATTTCCTCATCTCATATCAACCTCCTGCGCTTAATGGTGAACTACCCCCCCTTACGGTTACGGGGGCTTCCTAATTCTACGAGGTCAGCGTTGCAACATTTCTGTCTCCGTCTTGCCGTAGGAACGCAGTACGTCCTCTCCAAAGGCGGGGTTAAAAGTTTCCTGCGTCCCACAGGTATGTTTTTTCGCAAGCAATATCATATTTCGTGCCGCATGTACATCTCGGTCTTCTCTATATCCGCATGGGCATTCATATACCCTGTCGGCTAACGTTATGTCCTTCTTGAGTTTTCCGCATACTGGACAATATTTCGTGGTCGGCTCTCCTGAGGACAAGACTGTTACTCGCTCATTCCTTATCAGTTTCGCTTTCACTTGTCCTAATACTGAGTGTTGCACTGTCCTTCCGAACAAGCCTTTATGCCAACCTTTAAGATTTTCATTCTGCATATATACATGCTCATGCTCTAAAAGCTCATGCACAATTTTATTTGCAACATCTTTTTTGCAGCTCGTTAATCTTTGATATGCACTGTGTAACAATTTTCGGGCTTTGTCCGACCCCGGAACGGGTGCGCCCGCGCAATTGCTTGAACTCTTCTTCCGCCGAGCTATTAACCGCTGGCATTTCTTTATTCGTTCACTTTCTCCAATCAGCACTTTATATTTTTTCCCCTCAGATGTCGTTATTGTCGTCTTAATGCCCATATCTATGCCGATTTCCGGCTTATATTTCTTCGTCTCACCTCCCTTATTCTGGTATGTTGTTATTGCTAGATAGTATCCATCAGGCAGATTTAACAGTTTAGCGTTTGCAAACTCTATATCAGGTATATTCCAGAATTGATTTGCCCCTTTAATTCGTATACGTTCCTTGAAA containing:
- a CDS encoding transposase yields the protein FKERIRIKGANQFWNIPDIEFANAKLLNLPDGYYLAITTYQNKGGETKKYKPEIGIDMGIKTTITTSEGKKYKVLIGESERIKKCQRLIARRKKSSSNCAGAPVPGSDKARKLLHSAYQRLTSCKKDVANKIVHELLEHEHVYMQNENLKGWHKGLFGRTVQHSVLGQVKAKLIRNERVTVLSSGEPTTKYCPVCGKLKKDITLADRVYECPCGYREDRDVHAARNMILLAKKHTCGTQETFNPAFGEDVLRSYGKTETEMLQR